A region of Leishmania infantum JPCM5 genome chromosome 31 DNA encodes the following proteins:
- a CDS encoding surface membrane protein gp46-like protein → MMPVLLRRGVMQRPRAALLVVALTLCLLLSPVRGAESPFTHYSAVQKANTRKFLQAFVDANPLLEKLPSVDFCEWVYSECTSKGVDLYLDERAVVQLPEMSSGIVGKYVLVTSINLSYGKNTLKGTLPASWGSLTHLEYISMYSNSLTGTLPPEWANMKSAKWFLLYRNELTGTIPEAWSRLRYMTWACLNDNNLTGTLPSSWGSAPQLTIVEARRNQLTGTLPPTWGSLRKLSSITLTDNNLTGPLPEEWASAQTLYGVSVERNNLCGCVPKSWVSHNFLYGLRVDDSLLAADCSTANACK, encoded by the coding sequence ATGATgcccgtgctgctgcgccggggCGTTATGCAGCGCCCGCGAGCCGCTCTCCTCGTTGTGGCGCTAACCCTATGCCTGCTCCTGTCTCCCGTGCGTGGCGCGGAATCACCGTTCACCCACTACAGCGCCGTGCAGAAGGCAAACACGCGCAAGTTTCTGCAGGCCTTCGTGGACGCGAACCCGCTGCTTGAGAAGCTGCCGTCGGTGGACTTCTGCGAGTGGGTCTACTCTGAGTGCACGAGCAAGGGCGTGGATCTGTACCTGGACGAGAgagccgtggtgcagctgccggagATGTCCTCTGGCATTGTTGGCAAATATGTTCTGGTCACTTCCATCAATCTCAGCTACGGCAAGAACACATTGAAGGGCACGCTGCCGGCGAGCTGGGGGAGCCTGACGCACCTCGAGTACATCTCCATGTACTCGAACTCGCTGACGGGCACCCTGCCGCCGGAGTGGGCCAATATGAAGTCGGCGAAGTGGTTCCTGCTGTACCGCAACGAGCTGACGGGCACCATTCCTGAGGCGTGGAGCCGTCTGCGCTACATGACGTGGGCGTGCCTGAACGACAACAATCTGACCGGAACACTCCCCTCGTCGTGGGGCAGCGCTCCGCAGCTGACGATTGTTGAGGCCAGGAGAAATCAGCTGACCGGCACATTGCCGCCGACCTGGGGGAGCCTGCGGAAACTCAGCTCCATCACGCTGACGGACAACAATCTGACCGGGCCCCTTCCAGAGGAGTGGGCGTCTGCCCAGACGCTGTACGGTGTGTCCGTGGAGCGCAACAATTTGTGCGGCTGTGTCCCGAAATCGTGGGTGTCTCACAATTTTCTCTATGGCCTGCGAGTCGATGACAGCCTCTTGGCCGCGGATTGTTCGACAGCCAACGCGTGCAAGTGA